A genome region from Danio aesculapii chromosome 2, fDanAes4.1, whole genome shotgun sequence includes the following:
- the cbln12 gene encoding cerebellin 12 has product MLPDCGLPTIPLALLLLIGPPVVRGQNDTEPIVLEGKCLVVCDSTPSSEPAGNALGMSVRSGTGRVAFSATRQTNHEPTDMSNRTMIIYFDQILVNVGGHFDQESSIFLAPRRGVYSFNFHVVKAYNRQTIQVSLMLNGWPMISAFAGDQDVTREAATNAGLVIMERGDKAYLKLERGNLMGGWKYSTFSGFLVFPL; this is encoded by the exons ATGCTGCCCGACTGTGGGCTGCCTACGATACCGCTAGCTCTACTTCTGCTAATCGGCCCTCCAGTGGTCAGAGGGCAAAATGACACGGAGCCCATTGTGCTAGAAGGTAAATGTCTGGTGGTTTGCGACTCAACCCCGTCTTCAGAACCGGCAGGGAATGCGCTGGGCATGTCTGTGCGTTCAGGTACTGGCCGTGTGGCCTTCTCTGCCACTCGCCAGACCAACCACGAGCCCACTGACATGAGCAACCGCACCATGATCATATATTTTGACCAG ATCTTGGTGAATGTGGGTGGACATTTTGACCAGGAGAGCAGTATCTTCCTTGCTCCTAGACGAGGAGTGTACAGCTTCAATTTCCATGTGGTGAAGGCATACAACAGACAAACCATACAG GTGAGCTTGATGTTGAACGGATGGCCGATGATCTCAGCCTTTGCTGGAGACCAGGATGTGACACGAGAAGCTGCCACGAATGCTGGGCTTGTGATCATGGAAAGAGGAGACAAGGCTTACCTCAAGCTAGAAAGGGGAAACCTGATGGGAGGCTGGAAGTACTCAACTTTTTCAGGTTTCCTGGTCTTCCCCTTATAA